One genomic region from Egicoccus sp. AB-alg6-2 encodes:
- the malQ gene encoding 4-alpha-glucanotransferase: protein MPDHPERRSDEERRRTGGRASAPDGWGIVTAYEDAFGEWTEVPRETRDALVRAMGGDPADDGPPPTDAVLVIRQGERVEVPDATELWLEDGGRRTIDGEVPADVPTGYHDLVVRGHEQPRRLIVSPGRCHLPDDLVGWGWSVQLYAARSAQSWGIGDLADLRHLATWSADIGAGTMLINPLDAVTPVAPRETSPYYPTSRRFLDPLYLRIDEVPGARALADFEQLQAAGRALTDDGPIDRDRVAEAKLGVLERVWRERDGAGDEDAFLYFAKDRGDALAVFATFCALAEYHGCGWRDWPAAYRHPTADAVLTFTREHADRIRFHAWLQWLCDEQLRLAGAPLALLGDLPIGADPDGADAWAWQDVLATGVSVGAPPDELGPQGQNWTLPAFVPWKLRAARYEPFIDTVRAALRHVGGLRIDHVLGLFRMFWIPPGGTAADGAYVKMPTDDLFDILALESQRAGAFIVGEDLGTVPEGVREELDARDVLRYQVWWFEDDPLERWSTKALASVSTHDLPTVAGVWSGRDAQMQAELGHEPDDAWHAQLRERIRDATGLSEDASPAEATVALHRHVASAPNQLVLAQLDDAVATPERPNVPGTDRNARPQNWSLPLPVKVEELPDHPTVAAVATAMGHGRATRVAPVSDEVADRPPRTA from the coding sequence ATGCCAGATCACCCCGAACGCCGCAGCGACGAGGAACGTCGTCGCACCGGCGGGCGTGCCTCGGCACCCGACGGGTGGGGCATCGTCACCGCGTACGAGGACGCCTTCGGGGAGTGGACCGAGGTGCCGCGCGAGACCCGCGACGCGCTGGTCCGCGCGATGGGCGGTGATCCCGCCGACGACGGCCCGCCGCCGACCGACGCGGTGCTGGTCATCAGGCAGGGCGAGCGGGTCGAGGTTCCCGATGCGACCGAGCTCTGGCTCGAGGACGGCGGCCGGCGCACCATCGACGGCGAGGTCCCCGCGGACGTGCCGACCGGCTACCACGACCTGGTGGTCCGCGGACACGAGCAACCGCGCCGCCTGATCGTCAGCCCCGGCCGCTGCCACCTGCCCGACGACCTCGTCGGGTGGGGCTGGTCGGTCCAGCTGTACGCCGCCCGGTCCGCGCAGAGTTGGGGCATCGGCGACCTCGCCGACCTGCGGCACCTGGCGACGTGGTCGGCCGACATCGGCGCCGGGACCATGCTGATCAACCCGCTGGACGCCGTGACCCCGGTCGCCCCGCGCGAGACCAGCCCCTACTACCCCACCTCACGCCGGTTCCTCGACCCGCTCTACCTCAGGATCGACGAGGTCCCGGGCGCCCGGGCGTTGGCCGATTTCGAGCAGCTGCAGGCGGCCGGACGGGCGCTCACCGACGACGGTCCGATCGACCGCGACCGCGTCGCCGAGGCGAAGCTGGGTGTGCTCGAGCGGGTGTGGCGCGAGCGCGACGGCGCCGGTGACGAGGACGCGTTCCTGTACTTCGCCAAGGACCGTGGGGACGCGCTGGCGGTGTTCGCGACCTTCTGCGCGCTCGCCGAATACCACGGATGCGGTTGGCGCGACTGGCCCGCCGCGTACCGCCATCCCACCGCCGACGCCGTGCTCACCTTCACCCGCGAGCACGCCGACCGCATCCGGTTCCACGCCTGGTTGCAGTGGCTGTGCGACGAGCAGCTGCGCCTGGCGGGCGCCCCGCTCGCGCTGCTCGGCGACCTGCCCATCGGCGCGGACCCCGACGGCGCCGACGCCTGGGCGTGGCAGGACGTGCTGGCGACCGGCGTCAGCGTCGGCGCGCCGCCCGACGAGCTGGGTCCGCAGGGGCAGAACTGGACCCTGCCGGCGTTCGTGCCGTGGAAGCTGCGCGCCGCCCGCTACGAGCCGTTCATCGACACCGTCCGGGCGGCGTTGCGTCACGTCGGTGGCCTGCGCATCGACCACGTCCTCGGCCTGTTCCGGATGTTCTGGATCCCGCCGGGAGGGACGGCCGCAGACGGTGCCTACGTCAAGATGCCGACCGACGACCTGTTCGACATCCTCGCGCTCGAGTCGCAGCGCGCCGGCGCGTTCATCGTGGGCGAGGACCTCGGCACCGTGCCCGAAGGCGTCCGCGAGGAGCTCGACGCCCGCGACGTGCTGCGCTACCAGGTGTGGTGGTTCGAGGACGACCCGTTGGAGAGGTGGAGCACCAAGGCGCTGGCGTCGGTGTCCACGCACGACCTGCCGACGGTCGCGGGGGTCTGGAGCGGCCGCGACGCGCAGATGCAGGCCGAGCTCGGCCACGAGCCCGACGACGCCTGGCACGCGCAGCTGCGCGAGCGGATCCGCGACGCGACCGGTCTGTCCGAGGACGCGTCACCGGCCGAGGCGACGGTCGCGCTGCACCGCCACGTTGCGAGCGCTCCCAACCAGCTGGTGCTCGCCCAGCTCGACGACGCGGTGGCCACCCCGGAGCGCCCCAACGTGCCCGGCACCGACCGCAACGCCCGGCCCCAGAACTGGTCCCTGCCGTTGCCGGTGAAGGTCGAGGAGCTGCCCGACCATCCCACCGTCGCCGCGGTCGCCACCGCCATGGGGCACGGTCGCGCCACCCGGGTCGCCCCGGTGTCCGACGAGGTCGCCGACCGGCCGCCGCGGACCGCGTGA